One Mesoplodon densirostris isolate mMesDen1 chromosome X, mMesDen1 primary haplotype, whole genome shotgun sequence genomic region harbors:
- the PIGA gene encoding phosphatidylinositol N-acetylglucosaminyltransferase subunit A isoform X2 — protein MACRGEGTDLLSGIIPELCQKYRNLNFIIGGEGPKRVILEEIRERYHLHDRVRLLGALEHKEVRNVLVQGHIFLNTSLTEAFCMAIVEAASCGLQVVSTRVGGIPEVLPENLIILCEPSVKSLCEGLEKAVSQLKSGALPSPENIHNIVKAFYTWRNVAERTEKVYDQVAAEAMLPMDKRLDRLISQCGHLTGCIFALLAVFNLFFLIFLRWVTPDSIIDVAVDATGPKGAWTHQYPYRKKVDENNEVSKTR, from the exons ATGGCCTGTAGAGGAGAAG GGACCGATTTGCTTAGTGGTATAATACCTGAACTCTGTCAGAAATATCGcaatttaaatttcataattgGAGGAGAGGGACCAAAGAGAGTCATTTTGGAAGAAATACGGGAAAGATACCATCTCCATGACAG AGTGCGTCTCTTGGGAGCCTTAGAACACAAAGAAGTCAGAAATGTCTTAGTTCAAGGacatatttttcttaatacttCCCTTACTGAAGCATTCTGCATGGCAATTGTGGAAGCAGCCAGTTGTGGTTTACAG gttgtAAGTACCAGGGTTGGTGGAATTCCTGAAGTACTTCCAGAAAATCTTATCATTTTATGTGAGCCTTCTGTAAAATCTTTGTGTGAGGGATTGGAAAAAGCTGTTTCCCAACTGAAGTCAGGAGCATTGCCGTCTCCAGAAAATATCCACAACATCGTAAAGGCTTTCTACACCTGGAGGAATGTTGCGGAGAGAACTGAAAAA GTGTATGACCAAGTGGCGGCAGAAGCTATGTTACCGATGGACAAACGACTGGACAGACTCATCTCTCAATGTGGCCACTTGACAGGCTGCATTTTTGCTTTGTTGGCTGTATTCAACTTGTTCTTCCTCATTTTCCTGAGATGGGTGACTCCAGATTCTATCATCGATGTTGCAGTAGATGCCACAGGGCCAAAGGGTGCCTGGACTCATCAGTATCCTTACAGGAAAAAGGTGGACGAGAACAATGAGGTATCTAAAACCAGGTAG
- the PIGA gene encoding phosphatidylinositol N-acetylglucosaminyltransferase subunit A isoform X1 produces MACRGEGGHGQRPSASLSHVSPGRLSTCRTCTHNICMVSDFFYPNMGGVEGHIYQLSQCLIERGHKVIVVTHAYGDRKGIRYLTNGLKVYYLPLKVMYNQSTATTLFHSLPLLRYIVVRERVTIIHSHSSFSTMAHDALFHAKTMGLQTVFTDHSLFGFADVSSVLTNKLLTVSLCDTNHIICVSYTSKENTVLRAALNPEIVSVIPNAVDPTDFTPDPFRRHDSVITIVVVSRLVYRKGTDLLSGIIPELCQKYRNLNFIIGGEGPKRVILEEIRERYHLHDRVRLLGALEHKEVRNVLVQGHIFLNTSLTEAFCMAIVEAASCGLQVVSTRVGGIPEVLPENLIILCEPSVKSLCEGLEKAVSQLKSGALPSPENIHNIVKAFYTWRNVAERTEKVYDQVAAEAMLPMDKRLDRLISQCGHLTGCIFALLAVFNLFFLIFLRWVTPDSIIDVAVDATGPKGAWTHQYPYRKKVDENNEVSKTR; encoded by the exons ATGGCCTGTAGAGGAGAAGGTGGGCATGGCCAGCGTCCCTCAGCTTCACTCTCCCATGTCAGCCCTGGACGTCTTTCCACGTGTAGAACCTGTACCCATAATATATGCATGGTGTCGGACTTTTTCTACCCAAATATGGGAGGCGTGGAAGGCCACATTTACCAGCTCTCTCAGTGCCTGATTGAAAGAGGGCACAAGGTCATAGTTGTCACCCATGCTTATGGAGATCGCAAAGGCATCCGTTACCTCACTAATGGCCTCAAAGTCTATTACTTGCCTCTGAAAGTCATGTACAACCAATCTACAGCCACGACCCTCTTTCACAGTCTGCCATTGCTCAGGTACATAGTTGTTCGGGAGAGAGTCACGATAATCCATTCACATAGTTCCTTTTCTACCATGGCCCATGATGCCCTCTTCCACGCCAAGACAATGGGCCTCCAGACAGTCTTCACGGACCATTCCCTTTTTGGATTTGCTGATGTCAGCTCGGTGCTTACAAACAAGCTTCTAACTGTGTCTCTTTGTGACACAAACCACATAATTTGTGTCTCTTACACTAGTAAGGAAAACACTGTGCTAAGAGCAGCACTGAATCCTGAAATAGTGTCCGTCATTCCTAATGCTGTAGATCCTACTGACTTCACTCCAGACCCATTTAGAAGGCATGATAGTGTAATAACTATTGTTGTTGTCAGCAGACTTGTTTACAGAAAAG GGACCGATTTGCTTAGTGGTATAATACCTGAACTCTGTCAGAAATATCGcaatttaaatttcataattgGAGGAGAGGGACCAAAGAGAGTCATTTTGGAAGAAATACGGGAAAGATACCATCTCCATGACAG AGTGCGTCTCTTGGGAGCCTTAGAACACAAAGAAGTCAGAAATGTCTTAGTTCAAGGacatatttttcttaatacttCCCTTACTGAAGCATTCTGCATGGCAATTGTGGAAGCAGCCAGTTGTGGTTTACAG gttgtAAGTACCAGGGTTGGTGGAATTCCTGAAGTACTTCCAGAAAATCTTATCATTTTATGTGAGCCTTCTGTAAAATCTTTGTGTGAGGGATTGGAAAAAGCTGTTTCCCAACTGAAGTCAGGAGCATTGCCGTCTCCAGAAAATATCCACAACATCGTAAAGGCTTTCTACACCTGGAGGAATGTTGCGGAGAGAACTGAAAAA GTGTATGACCAAGTGGCGGCAGAAGCTATGTTACCGATGGACAAACGACTGGACAGACTCATCTCTCAATGTGGCCACTTGACAGGCTGCATTTTTGCTTTGTTGGCTGTATTCAACTTGTTCTTCCTCATTTTCCTGAGATGGGTGACTCCAGATTCTATCATCGATGTTGCAGTAGATGCCACAGGGCCAAAGGGTGCCTGGACTCATCAGTATCCTTACAGGAAAAAGGTGGACGAGAACAATGAGGTATCTAAAACCAGGTAG